A genomic segment from Aspergillus puulaauensis MK2 DNA, chromosome 1, nearly complete sequence encodes:
- a CDS encoding uncharacterized protein (COG:E;~EggNog:ENOG410PJ18;~InterPro:IPR013057;~PFAM:PF01490;~TransMembrane:10 (o79-100i128-150o156-176i188-209o237-258i270-292o312-332i353-376o382-405i425-449o);~antiSMASH:Cluster_1.1), which produces MSKPKYEDEFEDIAPAPSQVGEILDAKDTHEHDAVFGGITDDGPNYRNVGWMGTSVLMIKTQIGLGVLSIPTAFNKLGLIPGVIIMLTIGVITTWSDYIVGVFKINHRHVYGIDDAGGMIFGPIGREVFGAAFCLFFTFVSGSAMLGISISLNALSVHGACTAIFVAIAAVVTFGLSSIRTLGRISWLAWIGSICIIVAVFTVTIAVGLQGRPTTAPKDIPWESDYKLFGNPTFAEASTAMASLVFAYCGTPAFFSIAAEMRDPREFNKALIVCQSVVTATYVIVGIIVYYYAGSYVASPALGTAGPLVKKVAYGIALPGLFVTAILLTHVPSKYIFVRLLRGSRHLTSNSPIHWSVWLGCTFTVTIVAYVIASGIPVFDDLVSLVGALLGTFIAFHPMACMWLYDNWTKDGTARTWKWKSMVLWCAFVLISGTFLIIAGTYGSVTAIIDSYRETGGSAAWSCADNSNST; this is translated from the exons ATGTCGAAGCCCAAGTATGAGGACGAGTTCGAGGACATTGCGCCTGCTCCCTCACAGGTGGGCGAGATCCTTGACGCCAAGGACACTCATGAGCACGATGCTGTCTTCGGTGGCATAACAGACGATGGTCCTAATTACCGGAAT GTCGGATGGATGGGAACCTCAGTCCTCATGATCAAAACTCAGATCGGGCTGGGTGTTTTGTCAATACCGACTGCCTTCAACAAATTAGGCCTGATACCCGGTGTCATTATTATGTTGACTATTGGGGTTATCACGACCTGGTCTGATTATATTGTGGGTGTCTTCAAGATCAACCATCGCCATGTGTACGGTATCGATGATGCCGGGGGCATGATATTTGGACCCATCGGTCGCGAAGTGTTTGGCGCTGCATTTTGCCTCT TCTTCACGTTTGTTTCTGGATCGGCGATGCTTGGTATCTCAATTTCGTTGAACGCACTTTCAGTGCATGGTGCCTGCACTGCCATATTTGTCGCCATTGCTGCGGTAGTCACGTTCGGCTTGTCAAGTATCCGGACTCTTGGTCGTATTAGCTGGCTGGCATGGATTGGTTCAATCTGCATCATAGTTGCCG TCTTCACCGTGACTATCGCAGTCGGACTGCAAGGCCGACCAACTACAGCACCGAAAGATATCCCATGGGAATCCGACTATAAACTGTTCGGTAACCCTACGTTCGCCGAGGCCTCCACTGCAATGGCCTCCCTGGTTTTCGCGTACTGCGGAACACCCGCGTTTTTCTCAATTGCTGCTGAAATGCGCGATCCTCGTGAGTTCAACAAGGCGTTGATAGTGTGCCAAAGTGTCGTCACGGCCACGTACGTCATTGTTGGTATCATCGTTTACTACTATGCTGGATCGTATGTTGCTTCCCCGGCCCTGGGTACAGCTGGGCCGCTCGTCAAGAAGGTGGCGTATGGAATCGCCCTTCCAGGACTGTTCGTGACTGCAATCCTGTTGACTCAT GTTCCGAGCAAATACATTTTCGTCCGTCTGCTCCGAGGAAGCAGGCATCTCACCTCAAACTCCCCCATCCACTGGTCAGTCTGGCTCGGATGCACCTTCACCGTCACAATAGTAGCCTATGTCATCGCAAGCGGCATCCCAGTCTTTGACGATCTGGTGTCGCTTGTCGGAGCTCTGCTGGGCACTTTCATCGCCTTCCACCCGATGGCTTGCATGTGGCTGTACGACAACTGGACGAAGGACGGGACAGCTCGGAcgtggaagtggaagagCATGGTGCTCTGGTGTGCGTTTGTGCTTATTTCTGGCACTTTTCTCATTATCGCGGGGACGTATGGCTCTGTTACAGCGATTATTGATTCGTATCGTGAGACTGGAGGGAGTGCGGCTTGGTCTTGTGCTGATAACTCAAATTCGACCTGA
- a CDS encoding uncharacterized protein (COG:S;~EggNog:ENOG410PQFA;~antiSMASH:Cluster_1.1): MAVQIDPDGDVLVSCSGTVTFLVSKKALSLASPVLTWMVKAPVEGGLAIKDESSKHAIVSLPHQDPEAFRIFGEVAHHKSTDLSDIPTPRCLRTVAYLIEEYNCGKAMRYSARVWLSHTLRGKSREQLWDLLHLAYVVNLRHQFYDISRKILWTVKGRFRCWEYPSEDLGVFSDAMLGLFSHNSQRASF, from the coding sequence ATGGCAGTCCAAATCGATCCCGACGGTGACGTTCTGGTCAGCTGCTCAGGAACTGTCACCTTCCTAGTCTCTAAAAAGGCCCTGTCCCTGGCGTCCCCCGTCCTTACCTGGATGGTGAAAGCGCCCGTGGAAGGTGGATTGGCCATCAAAGACGAATCCAGCAAACATGCCATTGTGAGCCTCCCGCATCAGGACCCAGAAGCCTTCCGCATCTTCGGCGAAGTGGCCCACCACAAATCTACAGATCTCTCCGATATTCCCACGCCCCGCTGCCTTCGAACTGTCGCCTACCTGATTGAAGAATACAATTGTGGTAAAGCAATGCGTTATTCAGCTCGTGTATGGCTTTCACATACACTGAGGGGCAAAAGCCGTGAGCAGCTGTGGGACTTGCTACACCTGGCATACGTCGTGAACCTCAGACACCAGTTTTATGATATATCCCGCAAGATTCTGTGGACTGTAAAAGGCCGATTCCGCTGCTGGGAATACCCATCTGAAGACCTCGGTGTGTTCTCTGATGCTATGCTAGGTCTGTTCAGCCACAACTCTCAGAGAGCGTCTTTTTAA
- a CDS encoding SGNH/GDSL hydrolase family protein (CAZy:CE2;~COG:S;~EggNog:ENOG410PG2T;~InterPro:IPR008979,IPR036514,IPR037461,IPR013830;~PFAM:PF13472;~SECRETED:SignalP(1-16);~antiSMASH:Cluster_1.1;~go_function: GO:0052689 - carboxylic ester hydrolase activity [Evidence IEA]) — protein sequence MRFLLAILAAISIVAATILENGQPRLKPYPGQAQLLGSEVAEGWKTYGAGADEISYKGRWDKEHVSWWSAAGIKFAFTGKKLALSFGNHTSDGVLVAYRVGGQDWQFANVTANNSYQFVGPWTTGVNFTEAAGHKTFELRVQLTGVAVDLGAALYNVQPFPKMVEVIGDSLSSGDFATYEGLSSWAYLFAAGLGNVEYHLTAYPGICLVDQNCWGNPRGQIHQWYRVSDTSPRAAQIHGENAPEWDFKAQQPADLVVINIGTNDNNEMNNVSSTDYYNDYVKLVGDVHRIWPEAQIVLMSLWGGFGASGDTYVQGPLFVEEIRNVYELFQDNGTFVHYFDTTGILQQNDIGPMWHPTDVGHIKIAAHFMQWVKIKFGWEMAATGPMVHSGTLYWNDQESY from the exons ATGcgtttcctcctcgccattcTGGCAGCGATATCGATCGTCGCGGCGACAATCCTCGAGAATGGCCAGCCCAGACTCAAGCCGTATCCCGGACAGGCTCAGCTGCTAGGATCTGAGGTTGCTGAAGGGTGGAAGACTTATGGAGCAGGCGCGGACGAAATATCGTACAAGGGTAGATGGGATAAGGAGCATGTGTCTT GGTGGTC GGCTGCCGGAATCAAGTTCGCATTTACTGGCAAGAAA CTCGCGTTAAGCTTCGGTAACCATACTTCGGATGGTGTTTTGGTTGCCTATCG AGTCGGAGGCCAGGATTGGCAGTTCGCAAATGTCACTGCAAATAATTCGTATCAGTTTGTTGGGCCTTGGACAACCGGTGTCAATTTCACGGAGGCGGCTGGGCACAAAACATTCGAACTCAGAG TGCAGTTGACCGGTGTCGCAGTTGACCTAGGTGCTGCTTTGTACAATGTACAGCCGTTCCCGAAGATGGTTGAGGTCATTGGCGACTC TTTGAGCTCGGGCGATTTTGCAACATATGAAGGACTGTCTTCGTGGGCGTACCTCTTTGCTGCAGGACTGGGCAACGTTGAATATCATCTCACG GCGTACCCAGGAATTTGCTTGGTGGATCAAAACTGTTGGGGTAATCCCAGGGGCCAG ATACACCAATGGTACAGGGTTAGCGATACATCGCCGCGGGCTGCCCAGATCCATGGAGAGAATGCTCCAGAATGGGACTTCAAAGCGCAACAACCCGCAGATCTTGTTGTCATTAACATTGGGACAAACGACAATAACGAAATGAACAATGTATCAAGCACCGACTACTACAACGACTATGTGAAGCTGGTGGGCGACGTTCATAGGATATGGCCAGAGGCTCAGATCGTTCTTATG TCTCTATGGGGTGGCTTCGGAGCTTCGGGTGATACATACGTCCAAGGCCCACTGTTCGTGGAGGAGATCCGCAATGTCTACGAGTTATTCCAGGATAACGGAACTTTTGTCCACTATTTCGACACTACTggcatcctgcagcagaacgATATAGGGCCGATGTGGCATCCAACGGATGTCGGCCATATCAAGATTGCAGCGCACTTTATGCAGTGGGTGAAGATCAAGTTTGGATGGGAGATGGCGGCTACGGGGCCAATGGTGCATAGTGGAACGCTTTACTGGAATGATCAGGAGAGTTATTGA
- a CDS encoding uncharacterized protein (COG:T;~EggNog:ENOG410PII6;~InterPro:IPR019826,IPR002018,IPR029058;~MEROPS:MER0030934;~PFAM:PF00135;~SECRETED:SignalP(1-18)), protein MLLNSFLGLSVLAVLGAAVPSPRAVLPPTADVLNGTYVGVRNNNYNQDFFLGIPFAQQPVGNLRFALPTPLNETWDEERDAKAYSDICVGYGSDSIWYPQSEACLTLNIIRDSSVDEESALPVGVWIHGGGFYMGSGADERYNMSAIVANSHRIGKPFIGVTINYRLSTWGFLASKEVTDSGITNLGLRDQRLALHWIRENIAAFGGDPDKVTIFGESAGGMSVGSHLIAYGGRDDGLFRGAIMQSGGSVTANPGNNTANQGMYDDIVRKVGCTGEQDTLQCLREVPFEDLNAVFNGTGGNPAYSFWPSIDGDLLQDRGSDQLDKQEFVKVPILAGTNTDEGASFGPRGINTTEQFYSYLTSGQSGFKYPPAIAKEILRLYPDDPSQGIPEFLGSQRVPSMGYQWRRTCAYSGDYSMHANRRRQCEAWAESGTPAYCYRFNTRSAEMPYIGGVGHFTEVAFVFNNIAGLGYHYGKPFDGTPKSYENLSVLMASMWASFIHDLDPNSGIDESERVYWEGYSVKKPVDLVFDANTTSHIEPDTWRKDGIDYINSVAKALWR, encoded by the exons ATGTTGCTGAACTCGTTCCTCGGACTATCTGTCCTGGCAGTGCTGGGTGCTGCTGTCCCGAGCCCGAGAGCTGTATTGCCTCCTACAGCGGATGTCCTGAACGGCACATACGTTGGCGTGAGAAACAACAACTACAACCAagacttcttcctcggaatTCCCTTCGCGCAGCAGCCGGTCGGGAATCTGCGGTTTGCATTACCGACGCCCCTGAATGAGACTTGGGATGAGGAGCGGGATGCGAAGGCGTATTCGGATATTTGTGTTGGATATGGA AGTGATTCCATTTGGTATCCGCAGTCGGAAGCATGTCTGACGTTGAACATTATCCGCGACTCTTCCGTTGATGAGGAATCTGCGCTACCTGTGGGAGTCTGGATCCACGGTGGTGGGTTCTATATGGGCTCTGGCGCGGACGAGCGATACAACATGTCTGCGATCGTCGCAAACTCGCATAGAATTG GCAAACCGTTCATCGGCGTGACAATAAACTACCGCCTCTCAACCTGGGGGTTCCTTGCCTCGAAGGAAGTAACAGACAGTGGAATTACAAACCTGGGTCTCCGAGACCAACGGCTGGCCCTACACTGGATAAGGGAGAATATTGCTGCGTTCGGAGGTGATCCAGACAAAGTGACCATATTTGGCGAGTCTGCCGGTGGGATGTCCGTTGGTTCGCATCTTATTGCATACGGGGGTCGCGATGACGGACTGTTCCGCGGCGCCATCATGCAGTCTGGTGGCTCAGTCACAGCAAACCCTGGAAATAACACAGCTAATCAAGGGATGTATGATGATATTGTGCGTAAGGTTGGATGTACCGGGGAGCAGGATACATTGCAATGTCTCCGGGAGGTACCATTCGAGGACCTGAATGCTGTGTTCAACGGGACTGGTGGCAACCCAGCGTATTCCTTCTGGCCTTCAATAGATGGAGACCTGCTCCAGGACCGGGGAAGCGACCAGCTTGACAAGCAGGAGTTTGTCAAGGTTCCCATCCTCGCTGGAACCAACACAGACGAAGGCGCCTCGTTTGGACCTAGAGGGATCAACACCACCGAGCAGTTCTACTCATACCTCACGA GTGGCCAATCCGGTTTCAAGTACCCGCCTGCGATCGCGAAGGAAATCCTAAGGCTCTACCCGGATGACCCATCGCAGGGTATTCCTGAATTCCTGGGATCGCAACGAGTTCCATCAATGGGATACCAATGGCGCCGCACTTGCGCTTACTCAGGAGACTACTCCATGCATGCGAACCGCCGACGGCAGTGCGAAGCGTGGGCTGAATCTGGTACTCCCGCATACTGCTATCGGTTTAACACGCGCAGTGCGGAAATGCCTTACATTGGTGGAGTTGGGCATTTCACTGAGGTTGCGTTCGTGTTTAATAATATCGCCGGCCTGGGGTATCACTATGGAAAGCCTTTTGATGGAACCCCCAAGTCGTACGAGAACTTGAGTGTTTTGATGGCTAGTATGTGGGCATCGTTTATTCACGATTTGGATCCGAACTCGGGGATTGACGAGAGCGAGAGGGTATACTGGGAAGGTTATAGTGTGAAAAAGCCGGTTGATTTGGTCTTCGATGCGAATACAACGAGCCATATCGAGCCGGACACTTGGAGGAAGGATGGAATTGATTATATCAACTCTGTCGCAAAGGCGCTGTGGAGATAG
- a CDS encoding sugar porter family MFS transporter (COG:G;~EggNog:ENOG410PHGF;~InterPro:IPR005829,IPR005828,IPR003663,IPR036259, IPR020846;~PFAM:PF00083,PF07690;~TransMembrane:11 (i116-134o165-185i192-211o217-233i261-280o286-306i378-398o413-435i442-464o513-532i544-563o);~go_component: GO:0016020 - membrane [Evidence IEA];~go_component: GO:0016021 - integral component of membrane [Evidence IEA];~go_function: GO:0022857 - transmembrane transporter activity [Evidence IEA];~go_process: GO:0055085 - transmembrane transport [Evidence IEA]), with product MDGITQSSDSSKEARQPSVAHSEEPNDHRLFDIEARDRNNLNAIFENPLRGVSRDELFKKVDEFCKKYDLEEHNDLFRRGALISQDPSRVETMPDLSEDDRDALRRETTHKWSQPWMLYFMATMCSMAAAVQGMDETANNGAVVIYPKLLGIESDRFSPQMQDNITGLVVGAPYLACAILGCWLTEPLNRLFARRGTIFISCVIAAVASIWEGVANSWVNLFLARFVLGLGIGSKSSTVPVYAAECAPAPIRGALVMQWQMWTAFGIMLGNIMGVAFMGVEEDLSWRLMLGSTVVLPIIVCAQVYFCPESPRWLIEHDKIPGAFKSFRRLRNTDLQAARDLYYAYVGVELERKVNKGKNFFTMFAELFTVPRNRRATLASWIVMFLQQFCGVNVIAYYSTTIFAESGYSIQEALLASMGTGILNWVFAIPAFLTIDTWGRRNLLLFTFPWLAICLLWAGFSFWIEPDNPTSKARVAMVTTGMYLFEVFYSPGEGPVPFTYSAEAFPLHVREVGMSWATATTWCFNFILSFTWPMLLRAFKPQGAFGWYAAWCVIGWFLVLLFVPETKELTLEELDRVFSVSTRHHATYQIRNAIWHFRTWILRQKLEPLPKLYELDEVNPERRESTEPAGSPAGSVEHAQQTTEKRANGSWPAE from the exons ATGGATGGCATTACGCAGTCTTCTGATAGCAGCAAAGAGGCTAGACAGCCTAGCGTTGCTCACAGCGAGGAGCCAAATGACCATCGTCTCTTCGATATTGAAGCCCGAGATCGCAACAACCTGAATGCGATCTTTGAGAACCCGCTCCGGGGTGTCTCACGCGATGAGCTGTTCAAAAAGGTCGATGAGTTCTGCAAGAAATATGATTTAGAGGAGCACAATGACCTCTTTCGCAGAGGCGCCCTCATCTCTCAAGATCCATCGCGGGTGGAAACAATGCCCGATTTGAGCGAGGATGACCGCGACGCCTTGCGACGCGAAACAACCCACAAATGGTCACAGCCCTGGATGCTTTATTTCATGGCGA CCATGTGTTCTATGGCCGCTGCTGTGCAGGGAATGGATGAGACTGCCAACAACGGGGCTGTTGTTATTTACCCCAAG CTCCTTGGTATAGAATCCGATCGCTTCTCTCCCCAGATGCAAGATAATATCACCGGCCTCGTCGTCGGTGCTCCGTATCTGGCCTGCGCGATCCTGGGTTGCTGGCTCACCGAACCCCTAAACAGACTTTTTGCCCGACGCGGCACCATTTTCATATCATGTGTTATTGCTGCCGTGGCTTCAATCTGGGAAGGTGTGGCCAACTCTTGGGTcaatctcttcctcgcccgctTTGTTCTCGGTCTCGGCATCGGCTCCAAGTCCTCGACTGTTCCTGTCTACGCCGCTGAATGCGCGCCGGCTCCCATTCGTGGCGCCCTGGTCATGCAGTGGCAGATGTGGACGGCATTCGGTATTATGTTAG GTAATATCATGGGTGTTGCATTCATGGGCGTGGAAGAAGACCTAAGCTGGCGCCTCATGCTTGGCAGTACGGTTGTCCTCCCTATCATTGTATGCGCCCAAGTTTACTTCTGCCCGGAGTCTCCTCGCTGGCTCATCGAACACGACAAAATACCCGGCGCGTTCAAGTCCTTCCGGCGTTTGCGCAACACAGACCTGCAGGCCGCACGGGATCTCTACTATGCCTATGTTGGGGTTGAGCTTGAGCGGAAGGTCAACAAGGGCAAGAACTTTTTTACAATGTTCGCAGAACTCTTCACTGTCCCCCGCAACCGTCGTGCAACTCTCGCTAGCTGGATCGTCATGTTTCTTCAACAATTCTGTGGAGTGAATGTGATCGCCTACTACTCAACCACGATCTTTGCGGAATCCGGATATAGTATCCAGGAGGCACTTCTCGCGTCGATGGGAACCGGTATTCTGAACTGGGTATTCGCAATCCCAGCCTTCCTGACTATTGACACGTGGGGACGACGCAATCTCCTCCTATTCACGTTCCCCTGGCTTGCTATATGTCTCTTATGGGCTGGATTCTCCTTTTGGATTGAACCAGACAACCCGACAAGTAAAGCGCGGGTCGCAATGGTCACCACAGGCATGTACCTCTTTGAAGTCTTCTACTCGCCCGGAGAGGGCCCGGTGCCGTTCACATACTCTGCCGAGGCATTCCCACTACATGTACGAGAGGTCGGCATGTCATGGGCTACCGCGACTACGTGGTGCTTCAATTTCATTCTCTCGTTTACCTGGCCGATGCTGTTGCGGGCATTCAAGCCGCAGGGGGCCTTTGGTTGGTATGCAGCGTGGTGTGTGATTGGTTGGTTCTTAGTACTGTTATTCGTGCCGGAAACAAAAG AACTCACACTCGAGGAACTTGATCGCGTCTTCTCGGTCTCTACGCGCCACCATGCGACTTACCAGATAAGGAACGCGATCTGGCACTTCCGGACCTGGATCCTGCGTCAGAAGCTCGAGCCGCTACCGAAGCTGTACGAGCTGGACGAAGTGAACCCCGAGAGAAGGGAGTCAACGGAGCCGGCGGGGTCACCGGCGGGATCTGTTGAACATGCGCAACAGACGACCGAGAAGAGGGCGAATGGATCATGGCCGGCGGAGTAG